The Puntigrus tetrazona isolate hp1 chromosome 13, ASM1883169v1, whole genome shotgun sequence genome contains the following window.
ATTCTGGCTGAAATGTCTTCtaaattagatattaaaaattctaaaaatataaataaataaatctaagtTCAACTgaacttataataaaaaataataacaaaaagattaataaataaataaaacatagataataattaataacttttaaaatttcTTAAGCTTTAAAAACAGTCACTTAATGCAAATTGAATGGAATTTGTCCTAAGGCTCTGGTTAATGCATACAGCACATGGGTAATTGACACAAAATACATCTGGAAAGTTGACATGTCCTGCAATGTGACACTATACtccatttaaaactttttatacaTTATGATCCATGCATCTTTTATAATGTCATATTAATTCGGAGACTACTtacaaaatacttaaaaatacattggTCTCACCACAGGACCActtaaaaaacgaaaaaaaaaaaaattatatatatactaaaaaggCTAAAAATGCTTAATGACCAGACATAGAAACAcccttaaatattaatatgcagtcaaaccaaattattttttaaattatttagaaatacttACACTTACATATAGACAGTGGGTGGGTTGGAGTGTCATGTGGAATATGCTGTGAATATTCTTACTGAACTATTAATACCCAGCAGCATATCTTGGACCAGCACACCACACGTCTCTCTGTCTGGTCTGTGTGTTACTGTATTACTGGATCTTTTTCCAAATCTCACATGAAGGAACTAGATTAATTAAACGACAACATTCCTGAGAGAAATCTCAACCCCCATCCTTAAATCTCTATGGAGTTACAgagaaaatgtatgtatgtaaaagtGAGTTAATTGCATGTCAATCATATTGGAAGTCACaaaagattcacaaaactaTTAGAGCTCTTATAACTGAGCATCACAAGACCATAGCACTTTCAACCCCATGAGCAAATCTGACCAACTCAACATCCACAAACATAAAACCACAACTTCTTAACTACATGTGGACATCCTTAACAGTGgccacaaaacattttagacacTTAAACAGCATCATATATTAGAAAATCTATGAatgtgcaaatacattttttcccaaACAAGGAACTTTAATCAgctttcattattaaaacaacagttgCATTGTTTACAATCAagactaaaacatattttgatttaGTATTTGGCATTAGGACATCCTCATCTCATACATTCATTCACTTGGCACTAGCTCAAGcaaaattaattgcaaattgGCTAGTTAGTGTTACCATAATCTGTGCAAGTCACACTTGGTTTGACATTTTGTAATGACATCCAATCAATGCAATGGCATCCCAAAAATCTACTTTTTGAGGCCCCTGTATATCTTTAAGCTTTATAAACCTCACCCACTTTGCTCACTGGCCTTGAGAAAAGGGATAAATGTGAATTAAGTAAAGCATATTTACCAGGTCTCGTCGTTTTTGAACTCTAGCTCTCCATACGCATCCTCGAAGTCCTCTCCACCGCCCTTAGCAAGTCCTTCCACCGTTCGGAATGGAATGATGACTGTCCCTCTCGCCCCTGACGTCCGCAGCACTTTCACTTCCATGATGCCTACACTCTCACTCACGTGCATGGACTCGCTTTCAAAAGTGAAGATGCCTGCGTGGTCGTCGTCGAGGATGGTTATAGTGGCAACAGCAGGGAATCCTATCAAGGCCTTCGGGTACGGCAAGCTACTGGGCGATAGCACCTCATCCTCAGTCTCCAGAACACGCACGTTGCTGAGCCGCACAAAGAAATGCTCATCCTCTTCAAAGATGTCGTCATCGATGATGCCGACAGTGATCTCCTTCACAACCTCACCAGGTTTGAACACCACCGTGCCCTCGGTGAACTCGTAGTCCGCGCCGGCATTCGCCGAGCCATCTTCCGTTTTATAATCCACATAGATTGTCTTAGCAATGTCACCGCCTTTGCGAACTATTGTGAGGAGAACGGCGCCACAGTTCTCCAGACACTGGTAAATGGCAGGTTCGAACATGATGCGGGACACATACTCCTCGGGTTCTTCTACGTGAACTTCTTGTACGCTAGCACTGCGTTTGGCCTGCTCGGCCACATGCTTCTTGAGGATGTTCCCAGCACCGGTCATCATCCTCGTGGCTTGGATCCGATAAAATGCTCTGCTCTTCTGTTGGTGTGACAGTGCATAGTAGTTAGCCATCTCCACCAGCTGGTCCAGCTCCTTCTCCGGGTGTTTCTGCTTCAGGTCTTTCAGGATACGGATCATATCTCTGCGAGACTCATCCACCTCTTTCCCCTCAATAAGGCCCATTAAATTACTAGCAGCTCCGCCATCGACAAAATGAGAATTCATCATCTTTCCATCCATTTCTATCCCTTTGGAACGCTCACCCTCTGTCTCGATGATGACACCTCGATGCTTGTCCGCGCGATATTTCTTGTGCATAAACTTGTAGAAGAGCAGGCGGCGGTCGGCCACCCAAGCAAGGATGACACAGATGGGGAAGAACGCCAAGGTGAGAAGCCCTTCCCATACTTGGACGACATTGGGCGAAAAGACAGCCAGGATCATGTACAGCCAGACGTAGGCAAACATGCTCCATGCGGCTGTTACGAAAAACACACGCAGGTGTTTTACCTTCCGGACCTCCCCTTCTGGGATAACTGACACGCACAGGCCAATGATTACAAACATGTTGAAGGCAGCACTGCCTACGATGGTGGATGGGCCAAGTTCTCCGGCGTGGAACTCATGCCCACAAATCTCAATAACAGAGAGAAGGATCTCAGGGGTGGAGGAGCCCAACGCCATTAGCGTGAGGTTGGATACGGTCTCGTTCCACACTCGGATTGTCGTTGTTGTCGTCTCACCATTTGGACGCTTGATGATGATTTCCTTTTCCTGGGAAGTGATGACTTCAATGGCCGCCATGAAGCGATCCGCAATAATCGACACCCCCAGGAACATGTAGATCATTGCCACGAAGTACACAATGACCCTGGCGATCTTATCGCCCATGGAAGGGTCCTCGGGGTACCAAATGGGTAAGATGATGCCAGGCTGGCATCGACCCGTCTCTCCGACGCATGTGATGTTATTGGAGAGGGGCGGGCTCGGCGTGACTCCCGCCTCTGCGCAGAGGAAGGTTGATGCCACGGAAACCACGCCCAACCAGAGGTAGGCAGAAGTCTTTGTCCTTGAGCGATCCATGCACCCTCTTTCACCTCAAGGGTCTGTGATCTCTAGCTGTCCTTCGGGAATCCAGCACTGGGCTGTCTTTGGTTCCACACGCCGCCTGTGAGAGAAGAAAAGCAAGGAGTGAATCAGGGAACAACAAAACGGTAATTATCCCATCAAAACACCTTCCTAATGGCTGAGGAAAGACACCTGACATAAGCGGCCAGGAGTATGAACCGTGCAAAAGTAATGTAAGCAAACCCATCTGAGAATTCAGCAAATAAAGCCATTATACTGTGTTAGATTTGTGGgcagtgcgtgcgtgtgtgtgatataatatGGTGAAATACTAAAGGTCCACACAGCAGAAAGCTAAAAGGCCTCACTCAGCAGGTGTGAATGTTGCCAGAATAAGCAATGTCCAAAATGACGCACTAGAAAACATCAACAACGGAGCAAGGGAAGCGTGTTGCATCGTTCCAACATGCTGCCTATTGATGTAACATTTTAAGGCTCCTGATTCTAACATACTTTTTTGGGTGGGGTGGTTGGTTTACCCTCTGCAAAAATTAAACTCAAGATGGCTGATCaagataaataaacactgaaaagaaTTGAAAATGTTCAGGGTAACAcaacattttgtgtatttatttatagagtATGCTTCTGTTAACTTAGCAAAATAAAGCCAAAagcagtttaaataaattaaacttttagtGTAAGCAGTTTAACACAAAGCGGGTATCCACGTGGAGTGTcacaaaacagataaaaatacCTAAAAATGGATAGTCTGTTTATTAATTACTAAACTTGTGTGATTTCTGCTGTAAAATgtgaaagaagatattttgaagaacctttGAAGCTCTTCtcatgttccacagaaaaaagcaAGTCACATCTTTAGAATGaaaagagtgagtaaatgatggcaaaatttccatttttgggagAAATATGACTTTAACTAGAAGGTTACATGACTGTTAGAGTGGTGCCTATAGTTTTGCAGCAGAGCTTCTCTGTTTCTGTTCTAAAAGTGAAATGTATGCAGGTTTCACCCAGAGAGCTGGGAATAATTAACTAATATGGACACAgattatttcattacatttttatcccACTGCACCAGTGGAGATCAGAGTATGTATGTGGGAGTGTGTGGGAGCAGCTCTGGTGAATCCACATGGAGATGGAGGTGGTGTGTGTGCAGTTCATTTGCTCTTTCTCTAACACAGAAATGCACCCAGAGGAAATTTGTTTTACTCAAGGGGTTGCTCTTTGAAAACTCAGAATGGATGTCTCATTTAAGTATCCACTATGTCTCATATATCTTTTCAGATTCCatagcagaaataaaaataatctatatAATTTGCTACATTGGAAAGTTTGGTGCCTTTAAGAATTTTTGAGGAcaatgaatacttttttttaaaacaaggatGTAATAAATTGATCTAAAGTTACAGTAGGTACCTTTATAATGTTTTGAACTTTGCTGAAAATTTGGAGCTTTGCGTTTCATAATGAAAAAGATACGAAAGTATTAGTCAGCACAACTGCTTCCAACGTtgatgataagaaatgtttaaagacaaaatcagcatattagaattatttctgaagactggagcaatgctgaaaatacagctttgcaatcacagtaataaattgaatttttaaatgtaataatgaaaacagctattttaaattttaaacacatttcacaaaactattttgttttactgtattcttgataataaatgcagccttgacaAGTATAAGAGACTTGTTTGAGATTGTACCCActctttaattgtttttactgCAGACTTCAGTATCTTGGCAAATATTTTCTAGGAGACATATCTGAGGTCTTAATTTGTGAAAAGCCTTCATTTAAtcctattatttttttctgcaaattaGTAAGAAGAACCGCTAAGGAACCAgaatcattaaatattttatgattccTGCAACTGCTTCCTAACATTCAGGAAGAAGTTTAACTATGTTGCATGATCAAACTTCCAAAACTCATAAACCCAAAAGCTGTTGCGAGACAGATGCAGATGAGCATAAGTGGACTATGCACGAGCCATCAGGCCAGACCTGATTATAGTGAGTAAAacaaacactctcacactcacacatatgCAGTGGGCTGTAAGTAAACAGCACAGTGTAGAAACAGAAGGCCTAATGAggaaaaactgttttgtaaagCAAAAGAGCCCAGCCTGAAGCCTTGAGCTGCCCCCTCCTCTCTGTCTACACTACCATATACTACAATAAACGAAGGAAGAAAGAAGAGGAAGCCTGTAGTCACATGATGTGTGTAATCACAAACTTTACACATGAAAGATCATTACTCATCTCATATTAAAGGCTTAGTTCTCTTCCAGAAATTTCCTGATAATTTACTCCCCATGTCATcaagtgaactaatcctttaatacacacacagtgttcCCCAAAAGTTTGAAAACGTTCTCAGTTTTAAAGTGGATAAAtccttatttttgtaataaatacacTTTCATTCACTTTCCAATCATCAATGAAGACCTGCAATACTTATTTCCAGCAATACACTTTCTTTTTGATTACatcataatacaataaaaagtggCACCTGCACTTTCTTTTCAGTAAGAAATTAAGGTTAGTACGCAACAGAccaattaaaacataaacataaaattctaAGTAATTTAATTCCACTTCATCGTTTTCCAAATTATTGAGGCAATTGTATGATGTTTAAAGGGATGGGTTGCCCTTATATCATTCCTGTCAAacttatgactttctttcttctgtagaacacgTCAGGAATCCAAGAGCTTAGCTTACCACGGTCTTCTAAAAATAACCTACtgagacatttctcaaaatatccttttatgaataattatttttaaattaactatACCTTTAAGCATTGCCACTATATGCTGAATACAGCCAAAACAAGtcataaatgctatttaaaaactgtaacagAAATGttataaagctgaaatatttcAATTGAGTTACAGAGATGAAAGAGATGATTCTAAACCATAAGGCAGTAGTCTACCACACAATTAAACAAGATTTCCTGTGTTGTGTATGTATAGAATAGACTAATGTGATgtagactctgtgtgtgtgtgcatgtgtgtgtgtgtgtgtgtgtgtgagagagagcatttttgtgacatatgaggacacaaatttgtataatgacatggaTATGACATAGGTATTACAAAGAGGAGTTGACTATTACCTCATGTCCCCACTTTTCAAAacgcttataaatcatacagatataaggggtaggtttaggtgtagggctggtgtaggacaatagcacatacagtttaaaaccattacacctatggaatGCCAccaaaattcacaaaaatgtgaatgtgtgtgtatgtgcaacCTACTTATTGATAAGTTAGGGAATGTGAGAAGAATTAGTCAACACTGGTGTAACTCTAATTTACTACAAACACACTGCTACACACAAcaacacaaatgtgttttttccctCACATTAACAGGACAGGTATCAGCAAATAATCTcaaacatcacatttaaaagcttccagacaaaaaaaaaaaaaaaaaaaaaaaaagagttgccTCTCAGAGAATGTAAccagaagtgtgtgtgtctgagatggCACTATGTAGCATTATATCCGAATAGCCGCCGAGTGTCTGAAGCTAAAGATCTGTCTTATCCCTGCACATGAAGTCAGCACCTGTTACCATAGCAACACACTGAAACGCGTGGGACAGGAATATTTTTATGAGTCTCTGAAATCATGCtcataaaaatcaaacaaagctCGGATGTGTGTGCGTTTGGGGCCCGGCGAGGGTTTGTATCTGCTCATCAGAGAAACCGAATACAATCCACTGGACCGCAGTGACCAGACTGTTTATTTACTGCCAAACAACCAAACTATCACACAACATTACCGTCAAAGCATAGGGAGAGCCACATGCAGTTGAGGTCACATGGATGAAGAGTTACTACTGTTTCACTACGATTGCTAAATTCATATACGTGCAAAAACACATAATGTTCCCATAGAATTTGTATCTTTTGCTGCTTAGCAAAGTTTAGATCTTGTGGGAATTTATATAgccaaaagacaaaaactacATCTAAGCCTTGCATGTAAAGCTCTTGGCTGAAACGTCTTTCATTACAAATATTAGTGCTTTCGCCactgattaattgcattaattgcGTTTTTGTTTAaaccatttgtgtgtgtatatatgaaaaaaatagttgtttatatattaaatatatttataaaatatatgaacatatatatatatatatatatatatatatatatatatatatatatatatatatataaatgtgaatattttcaaaatattgaatgtatgtgtatttatatatacacaataaatatacacatacatacattatataattttggatgcgattaatcacaattaattgtttgacagcactaatatttatataaaacactcacacacacatgtacacacacacacacacacacacacacacacacacaataaggTTTTAAAATTTAGggacaatatgtttttttgaagtaatcagtactttataaatatataatactctTATCATTTAATTCACAATTAGAACAATTACAGTGAATCTACAACAGAATTGTTGGAATaacaatttacaatattactttattttccaTCAAAGAAATTCAGCTTCTTAGAGCATAAGCATTTTCATGCTTAACATCTCCACTCTAACACTCCTTTACAGCCCTTCCTCTGGGTCATTTTAACCTCAAATGTTCGTTTTCTGCTCACAAATCATACGACACTGAACCTGGAGTCAATCTGGCCATTATGTGAAAACTAAACATCCTGAAAGAcagaaatgcaacaaaaaatgtCCTCTGTGAGCAGCTCCGCGCTCATCTGCGGCTTTTGAAATGGCAAACAGCGCATTGATTTCAACATGAAATTGTGAAATGAACAGAACAGTGTTTTGTCAGAAGCATGTACAACAATAATTACCtatacattataatttaatgttatttaaccAGCtaaacagcactaattaaaaaaaattcccttGATTGTTAAAGCTAATAAGGAGGAAAATGAACTAATAATCCCCAGGTCATGGTATTGTATTGTGAATCAGGAGTGTGTTGCTGCTCAGATCTCTCTGCTAAACACCCACACAGAAGACCTCAGGAGATCTACAGCTCTGGTCAAATGCACTCATATGTGTAAGAATGTAATCCCAATTTGACCCTCCAAAAGCACTGTGTAATAAAACCACAATTTGATTCTCAGAGTCTCGAGGTGCAGGtctcccgtgtgtgtgtgtgtgtgtgtgtgcgtgcgcttGTGCTGATGCACTCTTGGAGGTAAGCAAACACACTTCAGAACATGAAAAAGATCTTATACATTATTCCAAATACACCCATGAGATGGCAGAGTGCTGACAGAGACgacaacacacacgcacaccgtctctttcactctctcagcATCAGAGTCAATGCCAGCATGAAAAAGTAATGCACTAAAAATACAGTCGGAGAGAcgacacacactttcacacggCATTGCTTGGAAAGCCCACACAGAGATAGGTCGGAGAGCAAGTAGCTGTTCCACGCTTACAATTACACATTGCTCCTTTCATCCTCCTTCCTCTTTTGGCCTGTTTTTCTCACTCTTTTTTCCGTCAGAAGCAAATTCACTGGTTCGAAATAATCTGATTATTGAAATTTAAAGACTATCTACATACTATTTCTGTTGGTGGATTGGAGAAAAACTGTATGACtcactttcttctgtgaaagcAGAAAAAGACCTTCTGAAGAATATTGTACAACATGAGGCCACTGttacacaattttaatttatatatttatatacattgaaTTAGCTTTAATTTTTCGGTTCTAATCTTAAAAt
Protein-coding sequences here:
- the slc8a3 gene encoding sodium/calcium exchanger 3 isoform X2, coding for MDRSRTKTSAYLWLGVVSVASTFLCAEAGVTPSPPLSNNITCVGETGRCQPGIILPIWYPEDPSMGDKIARVIVYFVAMIYMFLGVSIIADRFMAAIEVITSQEKEIIIKRPNGETTTTTIRVWNETVSNLTLMALGSSTPEILLSVIEICGHEFHAGELGPSTIVGSAAFNMFVIIGLCVSVIPEGEVRKVKHLRVFFVTAAWSMFAYVWLYMILAVFSPNVVQVWEGLLTLAFFPICVILAWVADRRLLFYKFMHKKYRADKHRGVIIETEGERSKGIEMDGKMMNSHFVDGGAASNLMGLIEGKEVDESRRDMIRILKDLKQKHPEKELDQLVEMANYYALSHQQKSRAFYRIQATRMMTGAGNILKKHVAEQAKRSASVQEVHVEEPEEYVSRIMFEPAIYQCLENCGAVLLTIVRKGGDIAKTIYVDYKTEDGSANAGADYEFTEGTVVFKPGEVVKEITVGIIDDDIFEEDEHFFVRLSNVRVLETEDEVLSPSSLPYPKALIGFPAVATITILDDDHAGIFTFESESMHVSESVGIMEVKVLRTSGARGTVIIPFRTVEGLAKGGGEDFEDAYGELEFKNDETCKTIQVKIIDDEEYEKNKNFYLELAEPRMVDMSLQKALLLADDIPDRKLSSEEEEARRIAEMGKPVLGEHAKIEIIIEESYEFKSTVDKLIKKTNLALVVGTNSWREQFMEAITVSADEDEDEGGEERLPSCFDYVMHFLTVFWKVLFACVPPTEYWNGWACFIVSIVIIGLLTAVIGDLASHFGCTIGLKDSVTAVVFVALGTSIPDTFASKVAAVQDSYADASIGNVTGSNAVNVFLGIGVAWSVAAIYWHMQGRAFEVQAGSLAFSVTLFTIFAFLAVSVLLYRRRPHIGGELGGPRTQRIFTTLFFFGLWFLYILFSSLEAYCHIQGF
- the slc8a3 gene encoding sodium/calcium exchanger 3 isoform X1; protein product: MDRSRTKTSAYLWLGVVSVASTFLCAEAGVTPSPPLSNNITCVGETGRCQPGIILPIWYPEDPSMGDKIARVIVYFVAMIYMFLGVSIIADRFMAAIEVITSQEKEIIIKRPNGETTTTTIRVWNETVSNLTLMALGSSTPEILLSVIEICGHEFHAGELGPSTIVGSAAFNMFVIIGLCVSVIPEGEVRKVKHLRVFFVTAAWSMFAYVWLYMILAVFSPNVVQVWEGLLTLAFFPICVILAWVADRRLLFYKFMHKKYRADKHRGVIIETEGERSKGIEMDGKMMNSHFVDGGAASNLMGLIEGKEVDESRRDMIRILKDLKQKHPEKELDQLVEMANYYALSHQQKSRAFYRIQATRMMTGAGNILKKHVAEQAKRSASVQEVHVEEPEEYVSRIMFEPAIYQCLENCGAVLLTIVRKGGDIAKTIYVDYKTEDGSANAGADYEFTEGTVVFKPGEVVKEITVGIIDDDIFEEDEHFFVRLSNVRVLETEDEVLSPSSLPYPKALIGFPAVATITILDDDHAGIFTFESESMHVSESVGIMEVKVLRTSGARGTVIIPFRTVEGLAKGGGEDFEDAYGELEFKNDETCKTIQVKIIDDEEYEKNKNFYLELAEPRMVDMSLQKALLLADDIPDRKLSSEEEEARRIAEMGKPVLGEHAKIEIIIEESYEFKSTVDKLIKKTNLALVVGTNSWREQFMEAITVSAGDEDEDEGGEERLPSCFDYVMHFLTVFWKVLFACVPPTEYWNGWACFIVSIVIIGLLTAVIGDLASHFGCTIGLKDSVTAVVFVALGTSIPDTFASKVAAVQDSYADASIGNVTGSNAVNVFLGIGVAWSVAAIYWHMQGRAFEVQAGSLAFSVTLFTIFAFLAVSVLLYRRRPHIGGELGGPRTQRIFTTLFFFGLWFLYILFSSLEAYCHIQGF
- the slc8a3 gene encoding sodium/calcium exchanger 3 isoform X3, translating into MDRSRTKTSAYLWLGVVSVASTFLCAEAGVTPSPPLSNNITCVGETGRCQPGIILPIWYPEDPSMGDKIARVIVYFVAMIYMFLGVSIIADRFMAAIEVITSQEKEIIIKRPNGETTTTTIRVWNETVSNLTLMALGSSTPEILLSVIEICGHEFHAGELGPSTIVGSAAFNMFVIIGLCVSVIPEGEVRKVKHLRVFFVTAAWSMFAYVWLYMILAVFSPNVVQVWEGLLTLAFFPICVILAWVADRRLLFYKFMHKKYRADKHRGVIIETEGERSKGIEMDGKMMNSHFVDGGAASNLMGLIEGKEVDESRRDMIRILKDLKQKHPEKELDQLVEMANYYALSHQQKSRAFYRIQATRMMTGAGNILKKHVAEQAKRSASVQEVHVEEPEEYVSRIMFEPAIYQCLENCGAVLLTIVRKGGDIAKTIYVDYKTEDGSANAGADYEFTEGTVVFKPGEVVKEITVGIIDDDIFEEDEHFFVRLSNVRVLETEDEVLSPSSLPYPKALIGFPAVATITILDDDHAGIFTFESESMHVSESVGIMEVKVLRTSGARGTVIIPFRTVEGLAKGGGEDFEDAYGELEFKNDETCKTIQVKIIDDEEYEKNKNFYLELAEPRMVDMSLQKDIPDRKLSSEEEEARRIAEMGKPVLGEHAKIEIIIEESYEFKSTVDKLIKKTNLALVVGTNSWREQFMEAITVSAGDEDEDEGGEERLPSCFDYVMHFLTVFWKVLFACVPPTEYWNGWACFIVSIVIIGLLTAVIGDLASHFGCTIGLKDSVTAVVFVALGTSIPDTFASKVAAVQDSYADASIGNVTGSNAVNVFLGIGVAWSVAAIYWHMQGRAFEVQAGSLAFSVTLFTIFAFLAVSVLLYRRRPHIGGELGGPRTQRIFTTLFFFGLWFLYILFSSLEAYCHIQGF